GCCCGCACGGGACCGCGCAGCCCCGCCGTGCCGAACGCGAGCGGACCCGCCATCCGGTCGGCCAGCTCGTCGGCGGCCGCGGCGTCACCGCCCATCGCCCGCGCCAGCACGGTCTGCAGCTCCAGCCGCGCGTCGGGGTCGGGGTCGTCGGCGATCCAGCGGAACGCCGCGTCGCGCAGGGCCGGGGCCAGGCTCATGCGCGGGTCACCAGCTCGCGCAGCAGCGCGCCCATCCGGCCGGCCGCGGCCTGACCGGCCTCCAGCACCTCTTCGTGGTTGAGCGGTTCGCCGGTGATGCCCGCGGCCAGGTTCGTCACCAGCGACAGGCCGAACACCTCCACGCCCTCCGCGCGGGCCGCGATGGCCTCCAGCACGGTGGACATGCCGACCAGGTCCGCGCCCATCGCGCGCAGCATCCGGATCTCGGCGGGCGTCTCGAAGTGCGGCCCCGGCAGGCCCGCGTAGACGCCGTCCTCCAGCGACGGGTCGATCTCCCGCGCGAGGTCGCGCAGCCGCGTCGAGTACAGGTCGGTGAGGTCGACGAACCGCGCGCCGACCAGCGGCGACGACGCGGTCAGGTTCAGGTGGTCGCTGATCAGCACCGGCTGGCCGACCGACATGCCCTGCCGCAGGCCGCCCGCCGCGTTGGTCAGCACGACCGCGCCGACCCCGGCCGCCGCGGCCGTGCGGACGTTGTGCACGACCCGGGCCACGCCCTTGCCCTCGTACCCGTGCGTGCGACCGAGCATGACCAGCACGTTCTTGTCCCCGACGGCGACCGACCGCACCGTGCCGCCGTGCCCGACGGCGGTGGGCGCCGCGAACCCGGGCAGCTCGGCCATGGGCACCTCGGCGGCGGGTTCGCCGATCAGGTCGGCGGCCGGGCGCCAACCCGAGCCGAGGACCACGGCGATGTCGTGCCTGGCCACCCCGGTCCGCTCGGCCAACGCCTTCGCCGCGTCGGTGGCCAGGGCCTCTGGGGTGGTGTTCTCACTGATGGCGGTCACGGCCGCGACTCTAATAGCCGCCTCCGACCCCTGCCCGCAGTGCTGCGGTCAGGCCCGCACCGCCGTGCGGCACGCTTGGCGGGTGGAGCAGCGGGGCGTGGCATCCGACCGGTCGGCGATCCACCAGGCTGCCCGTGACCTGTACGTGAACACCTCGCCCGCCGCGAGCCCCGGCCTGGCCACGCTGGTCGTGCCGGAGGAGGTGGCGCACCCCGTCCGGGGTCGCGACGACCTCCTGACCGAGCTGTCGTCGGCCCTGGAACTCGGTGGCCAGGTCGTCGTCCTGCACGGCAACGGCGGGCACGGCAAGACAACGGTGGCAGTCCAGGTCGCGCGCCGGGCCGCAGTCGAGACCTGGTGGGTCGACGCGAGCAGTTCGACCAACGTCACCGAGGGGCTGCGCGAGGTGGCGCTGCGCGCCGGCGCCGACGAGCAGGCCGTCCAGAACGCCTGGTCGGGCGCCGGTTCCGCGCCCGAGGCCCTGTGGCGCGCCCTGGACGCCCGCGCGACGCCGTGGCTGCTGGTCCTGGACAACGCCGACGACCCCCGGGTCCTGGCGCCCGACGGCGTCCGCGTCGCCACCGGTCGGGGCTGGTTGCGCACGCCCCGGTCCACCGGCACCGTCCTGATCACCAGCCGCGACGGCCGCCGCGACGAGTGGGGCGACCGCACGTTCGTCCCGGTCGACGTG
This genomic window from Saccharothrix sp. HUAS TT1 contains:
- a CDS encoding purine-nucleoside phosphorylase, whose product is MTAISENTTPEALATDAAKALAERTGVARHDIAVVLGSGWRPAADLIGEPAAEVPMAELPGFAAPTAVGHGGTVRSVAVGDKNVLVMLGRTHGYEGKGVARVVHNVRTAAAAGVGAVVLTNAAGGLRQGMSVGQPVLISDHLNLTASSPLVGARFVDLTDLYSTRLRDLAREIDPSLEDGVYAGLPGPHFETPAEIRMLRAMGADLVGMSTVLEAIAARAEGVEVFGLSLVTNLAAGITGEPLNHEEVLEAGQAAAGRMGALLRELVTRA